CTGAACGACCTCGCCGAGCAGGCCCGCGAGCGATCCATCGACGTCGCGGACCTCCAGGGCGGGACGTTCACGGTCACCAACCTCGCGCTCGACGGGGAGCACCGTACCGGCGGGACGCCGGTGATCAACCACCCCGAAGCCGCGATCTTGGGCATCGAACCCATCGCGGACAAGCCGGTCGCGGTCGACGGCGAGGTCGAGGTCCAGACCCGGATCCCGCTCTCGCTCTCGTTCGACCACCGCCTCATCGACGGCGTGACCGCGAACCGGTTCATGGAGCGACTCATCGAGGGGATCGAGGACCCCGACATCCTGCTCTCGCGGCTCTGAGCCGGCTTCTCGAACGGATCCCGGTGCGGTCGGTGCACGGTCCGAATCGAACGCGACGGTCGACCGAACGTCCGGCCGAACTACTCGTCGGCGTCGATGTCGGCCCGGCCGCTGGTGGCGCTCAGGAGTCGGTCACGGAGGTCGTCGCTCTCGGCCGTCGGTACCCGAACCCGGAACCCGACGCGTTCGTCGTAGCGCGCCTCGAACTCGACGGCCGCGCTCTCGAGGATCCCCCGAACGAGCCCGGAATCGTCGTACTCGACCTCGACGACGACCGTCTCGTGAGGTCGTGATTCGACGACCCCCGCGTCCTCGACCGCTGTTTTCACGGCGCGGGCGTAGGCGCGCGCGAGGCCGCCCACCCCGAGGTTCGTCCCCCCGTAGTAGCGCGTGACGACGACCGCGACGTTTTCGAGCGCCTCGCGCTGGAGCACGGTGAGCGTGGGTTTGCCCGCCGAGCCACCGGGTTCGCCGTCGTCGTTCGAGTACTCACGGAGCGGGTCGGTCCGAACCCGGTAGGCGGGGACGTTGTGGGTCGCGTCGGCGTACTGAGTGGTGATCTCCTCGACGAACGTCTCCGCCTCCGCGACGGACTCGACCGGCGCGATGCGACCGACGAACCGCGAGCCGCGCTCCTCGAAGGCGGCCTCGCCGCGGGTCCCGACGGTTCGGTAGGTCTCGTTCACTCCAGTTCGAGCCGGCGGACGAACGCCATCTCCCGGATCTCGGTGAGGGCCTCGCCCGGGAGCGGGTCGTCGGTGATGACCGAGAGCGTCGGGACGTCGGTGAACTCCGGGTCCTCGCTGATCGTCTGGCGGATCGACACCCCGTGGTCGGCGATCGCGCCCGTGATCGCAGCGACGATCCCCGAAGCTTCGGCGTCGGCGACTTCGACGGTGAGTACCGAGAGATCGAGCACCGGCGCGAGGTCCCGGAGGCTCGGCACCGCCGAGATGTTGTGGAAGATGGGTCGGAGTTCGTCGTCGGCCAGCAGCGCGTCGGTGGTCGAGTCCACGACGCGTCTGTCGACGCCGACCTCCGCGGCGACCTGGGTGTTCGGGATTTCGATGCCCCCCGAGACCACCCGACCGCTCTCGTTCACCGAGAAGCCGCGTTCGAGCAGGAGCCGGACGACGGCCTGCTGGCCCGGACTGCCGGCGAACTTCGCCATGATCTCGTCGAACATCGTCTCTACACCTCCGTATCGCATCCGGAGGGTTAATTCAACTGGTCGGCCTCCTCCAGCGTGCGCTCGGTCCCGGATCGCCGCCATTCGGCTGCGTTCTCGCGGGTTTCGGTGTTGAGGAGCACGTCGAGCTTCCGCTCGAACTGTGTCTCGGTGAGTTCGCCACGGGCGTAGCGTTCGCGGAGTGTCGCGAGGCTATCGGCATTCCGGCTGCTCTGGTCGGCCGTCTCCTCGCCGTACCAGTGAGGGTACCGATCGCGCCAGTACTGGTCGGCGTAGTAGCCGAGATCGGCCGTCCGCCCCCCATGCCGATAGTACGTGAGCACGGCGAGGAAGGGCACGAGGAGGATGCCGACGGCGATGACGACGTCCGCCAGCGCGAGCCCGAGGATCGAGAGCGAGAGGAAGAGCAGCCCCACCGCGACCGCCCCGCCGGTCCCGACGGTCAACGAACGTTCGAACGCTGTGTGGTCGGTCGGTTTCGGCACGGCGATCGACTGACGGCCCACCGAAAAGTACCTTTCCACTGGTTCCCCCCGGATGACCGAACCCGTCGGCAGGGGTCGAGCCGCTACTCGGAGAGGGTGCCCTTCGTGCTCGGGGCCCCCTCGCGGCGGTCGTCGGGCCGGGTGGCGTCGTCGAGCGCGCGCGCGACGGCCTTGAACAGCGCCTCGATCTCGTGGTGGGCGTTCTCGCCGGAGACCTCCGTGTGGAGGGTCAAGTTGGCGTTCGTCGCGAGCGACCGGAAGAAGTGGGGGGCCATCGCGCTCGTGAACTCGCCCACTCGGCCCTGGGAGAATTCCCCCTCGAACTCGAACAGCGGTCGACCCGAGACGTCGACCACCACTCCGGCGACCGCCTCGTCGAGGGGGACCTTCCGGTCCGCGAAGCGAGCGATTCCGGTGCGGTCGCCGAGCGCCTCGTCGAAGGCCTCGCCGAGCGTGATCGCGACGTCCTCGGTCGTGTGGTGGTCGTCGATGTGGAGGTCGCCGTCACAGGAGACCTCGAGGTCGAACAAGCCGTGTTTCGCGAACGAATCCAGCATATGGTCGAGGAAGCCGATCCCGGTGTCCGCGGTCGA
The Halococcus hamelinensis 100A6 genome window above contains:
- the hisB gene encoding imidazoleglycerol-phosphate dehydratase HisB is translated as MTRRATVARETAETTIEVTLAVDGDGESTADTGIGFLDHMLDSFAKHGLFDLEVSCDGDLHIDDHHTTEDVAITLGEAFDEALGDRTGIARFADRKVPLDEAVAGVVVDVSGRPLFEFEGEFSQGRVGEFTSAMAPHFFRSLATNANLTLHTEVSGENAHHEIEALFKAVARALDDATRPDDRREGAPSTKGTLSE
- a CDS encoding SHOCT domain-containing protein, translated to MPKPTDHTAFERSLTVGTGGAVAVGLLFLSLSILGLALADVVIAVGILLVPFLAVLTYYRHGGRTADLGYYADQYWRDRYPHWYGEETADQSSRNADSLATLRERYARGELTETQFERKLDVLLNTETRENAAEWRRSGTERTLEEADQLN
- a CDS encoding IMPACT family protein, translated to MNETYRTVGTRGEAAFEERGSRFVGRIAPVESVAEAETFVEEITTQYADATHNVPAYRVRTDPLREYSNDDGEPGGSAGKPTLTVLQREALENVAVVVTRYYGGTNLGVGGLARAYARAVKTAVEDAGVVESRPHETVVVEVEYDDSGLVRGILESAAVEFEARYDERVGFRVRVPTAESDDLRDRLLSATSGRADIDADE